From the genome of Cedecea lapagei, one region includes:
- a CDS encoding host cell division inhibitor Icd-like protein → MRIPVLQKAPFSGLRPLCVSWYSFPAVAKSAAGIGVPNNFKATRHAPCVFFYVVAQAHPYSGLWCLFVHQGSILIMVVRAGQPSGWPVSLKAGYANPVRATTSEIGVSGGSFSNYFKEAAIMATTLTLSHPQFVFVFAAVRRADRKPRICMLRTVAGDERTARLSLVRDYILAFAGRLPVTEVCA, encoded by the coding sequence ATGAGGATCCCCGTTCTGCAAAAAGCCCCTTTTTCTGGCTTGCGTCCGTTGTGTGTTTCCTGGTACAGTTTTCCCGCTGTCGCAAAATCGGCAGCCGGAATTGGCGTTCCGAATAACTTCAAGGCGACACGACACGCGCCATGCGTGTTTTTTTATGTCGTTGCTCAGGCACACCCATATTCAGGGCTGTGGTGTTTATTCGTGCACCAGGGTTCTATTCTGATAATGGTAGTCCGGGCGGGGCAGCCTTCGGGCTGGCCGGTTTCCTTGAAGGCCGGTTACGCCAACCCTGTTCGGGCTACCACCAGTGAAATTGGCGTTTCCGGTGGTAGTTTTTCAAACTACTTCAAGGAGGCTGCCATCATGGCTACAACCCTCACCCTGTCACACCCGCAATTCGTCTTTGTTTTCGCTGCCGTTCGCCGCGCAGACCGCAAACCCCGTATCTGTATGCTCCGCACCGTTGCCGGGGATGAACGTACCGCCCGTCTTTCCCTTGTTCGCGACTACATCCTCGCGTTTGCCGGTCGTCTGCCAGTGACGGAGGTGTGCGCATGA
- a CDS encoding primase-helicase zinc-binding domain-containing protein: MKMNVTETVKQACGHWPHILPALGVKVIKNRHQACPVCGGADRFRFDDKEGRGTWFCNQCGAGDGLKLVEKVLGLNAGEAAKQVNAVTGSLSPVAPEVIAAAEAETEASRKAAAELAAKLTEKTRPATGNAYLTRKGFPDREGLTLTTGHKTGGVSYRTGDVVVPLHDENGVLVNLQLINADGLKRTLKGGQVKGAWHTLEGQKQAGKRLWITEGYATALTVHHLTGETVWVALSSVNLLSLASLARQKYPACQIVLAADRDLNGDGQTKASAAATACEGLVALPPVFGDWNDAHVQQGEAVTRQALRDALKPPVASPFDTMSEAEFTAMSTSEKAMRVHEHYGEALAVDPNGQLLSRYEAGAWKVISPADFSRDVAALFQRLRAPFSSGKIASVVETLKLIIPRQDAPARRLIGFRNGVLDTSSGMFSPHNKANWLRTLCEVDFTPPVEGESLETHAPNFWRWLDRAAGGRSDKRDVILAALFMVLANRYDWQLFLEVTGPGGSGKSILAEIATLLAGKDNATSADIDTLEDPRKRASLIGFSLIRLPDQEKWSGDGAGLKAITGGDAVSVDPKYQNPYSTHIPAVILAVNNNPMRFTDRSGGVSRRRVIIHFPEQIAPEERDPQLRDKIACELAVIVRQLMQRFSDPMSARSLLQSQQNSDEALSIKRDADPTFDFCGYLEALPQTNGMFMGNANIVPRQPRNYLYHAYLVYMEANGYRNVLSLKMFGLGLPVMLKEYGLNYEKRHTKQGTQTNLTLKEESNGEWLPKCDDPEAT; this comes from the coding sequence ATGAAAATGAACGTAACGGAAACCGTAAAACAGGCCTGCGGCCACTGGCCGCACATTCTCCCGGCGCTGGGCGTGAAGGTCATTAAAAACCGGCATCAGGCCTGTCCGGTCTGCGGCGGCGCTGACCGCTTCCGCTTTGACGATAAAGAAGGGCGCGGGACGTGGTTCTGTAACCAGTGTGGCGCGGGTGACGGGCTGAAACTGGTTGAGAAGGTCTTAGGTCTGAACGCCGGAGAGGCTGCGAAACAGGTCAATGCCGTGACCGGCAGCCTGTCGCCGGTTGCCCCGGAGGTCATTGCCGCAGCGGAGGCCGAAACCGAGGCCAGCCGCAAAGCGGCGGCTGAGCTGGCCGCGAAACTGACTGAGAAAACCCGCCCGGCCACCGGCAACGCCTACCTGACCCGCAAGGGCTTCCCCGACCGGGAAGGCCTGACGCTGACCACCGGCCACAAAACCGGCGGCGTGAGCTACCGTACCGGGGATGTGGTGGTGCCGCTGCATGATGAAAATGGGGTGCTCGTAAACCTCCAGTTGATTAATGCTGACGGCCTCAAACGCACCCTGAAAGGCGGCCAGGTGAAAGGGGCATGGCATACCCTCGAAGGGCAGAAACAGGCCGGGAAACGGCTGTGGATTACCGAGGGCTATGCCACGGCGCTGACCGTGCATCACCTCACCGGGGAAACCGTGTGGGTGGCACTATCCTCCGTGAACCTCCTTTCTCTGGCGAGCCTTGCCCGGCAGAAATACCCGGCCTGCCAGATTGTGCTGGCGGCTGACCGCGACCTCAACGGCGACGGCCAGACCAAAGCCAGCGCCGCCGCGACAGCCTGCGAGGGACTGGTCGCCCTGCCGCCGGTCTTCGGTGACTGGAATGACGCGCATGTACAGCAGGGGGAAGCGGTCACCCGTCAGGCGCTGAGGGATGCCCTGAAACCGCCGGTTGCCAGCCCGTTCGACACCATGAGCGAGGCGGAATTTACCGCCATGAGTACCAGTGAAAAGGCGATGCGGGTGCATGAGCATTATGGCGAAGCGCTGGCGGTTGACCCGAACGGCCAGCTCCTGTCCCGCTATGAGGCCGGAGCCTGGAAGGTTATCTCCCCGGCAGATTTCTCCCGCGACGTGGCCGCGCTCTTTCAGCGTCTGCGCGCCCCGTTCTCATCCGGGAAAATTGCCTCCGTGGTGGAGACCCTGAAACTGATTATTCCCCGGCAGGACGCCCCGGCGCGGCGTCTGATTGGCTTCCGCAATGGTGTGCTCGATACCAGTTCCGGGATGTTCAGCCCCCACAATAAGGCGAACTGGCTGCGTACACTGTGTGAGGTGGACTTTACGCCGCCTGTGGAGGGCGAGTCTCTGGAGACCCACGCCCCGAACTTCTGGCGCTGGCTCGACCGTGCCGCCGGTGGCCGTTCTGATAAACGTGACGTAATACTCGCCGCACTGTTTATGGTGCTGGCGAACCGCTACGACTGGCAGCTCTTTCTCGAGGTGACCGGGCCGGGCGGCAGCGGGAAAAGTATTCTGGCCGAAATCGCCACCCTGCTCGCCGGGAAAGATAACGCCACGTCTGCGGATATCGATACGCTGGAAGACCCCCGCAAACGTGCCTCCCTCATTGGCTTCTCGCTTATCCGTCTGCCTGACCAGGAGAAATGGAGCGGGGACGGGGCTGGCCTCAAAGCCATCACCGGCGGCGATGCGGTTTCCGTTGACCCGAAATACCAGAACCCGTACTCAACGCATATTCCGGCGGTGATTCTGGCCGTGAACAATAACCCGATGCGCTTCACCGACCGCAGCGGCGGTGTGTCCCGTCGCCGGGTGATTATCCACTTCCCGGAGCAGATTGCCCCGGAGGAGCGCGACCCGCAGCTCCGGGACAAAATTGCCTGTGAGCTGGCCGTGATTGTGCGCCAGCTTATGCAGCGGTTCAGCGACCCGATGAGCGCCCGGAGCCTGCTCCAGTCACAGCAGAACTCCGACGAGGCGCTCAGCATCAAACGCGACGCTGACCCGACCTTTGATTTTTGCGGCTACCTTGAAGCGCTCCCGCAGACCAACGGGATGTTTATGGGGAATGCGAATATCGTCCCGCGCCAGCCCCGGAACTACCTCTATCACGCCTATCTGGTGTATATGGAGGCCAACGGCTACCGGAACGTGCTGAGCCTGAAAATGTTCGGGCTAGGGCTGCCGGTGATGCTGAAAGAATACGGCCTGAACTACGAGAAGCGGCACACGAAACAGGGGACACAAACCAACCTGACGCTGAAAGAGGAAAGCAACGGCGAGTGGCTGCCGAAGTGCGACGACCCCGAAGCGACATAA
- a CDS encoding DUF5375 domain-containing protein — MKMTLTPVLRAALYRRAVACAWLTVCERQQRYPHLTLEALESAIAAELEGFYLRQHGEEKGRLIACALLEDLMEAGALKAVPALSFLGLAVMDELCGRHITPPVLH, encoded by the coding sequence ATGAAAATGACCTTAACGCCCGTCCTTCGGGCTGCTTTGTATCGTCGCGCCGTAGCCTGTGCCTGGCTGACGGTGTGCGAGCGTCAGCAGCGTTACCCGCACCTCACCCTTGAAGCGCTGGAGAGCGCCATCGCCGCCGAGCTGGAGGGGTTCTACCTGCGCCAGCACGGCGAGGAGAAAGGCCGCCTGATTGCCTGCGCCCTGCTGGAAGACTTGATGGAAGCCGGTGCCCTGAAAGCTGTCCCGGCGCTGTCCTTCCTCGGGCTGGCTGTGATGGATGAACTTTGCGGCCGGCATATTACTCCGCCGGTTCTGCACTGA
- a CDS encoding ogr/Delta-like zinc finger family protein → MMRCPFCKKAAHVRTSRYLSDNVKQSYLQCVNVFCSATFRTIESIDEVIRPPAETAPPEPAPAAAVPPRRVLDCARSSLRH, encoded by the coding sequence ATGATGCGCTGCCCGTTCTGCAAAAAGGCTGCCCATGTGCGCACCAGTCGTTACCTGTCGGATAACGTCAAACAGAGCTATCTCCAGTGCGTCAACGTGTTCTGCTCGGCCACGTTCCGCACCATCGAATCCATTGACGAGGTGATACGCCCTCCGGCAGAGACCGCCCCGCCAGAGCCTGCTCCGGCGGCCGCTGTGCCACCCCGTCGCGTGCTGGACTGCGCCCGCTCGTCACTGCGCCACTGA
- a CDS encoding capsid protein — MFNAVMKTLGSTQDETTRAVINAALETVNEPARQKAEADLNNAMAAFSQAKAVHADNMLKLEEATRAITRNEQEIESAQKEREQAEKSWRSRFREVLGAMTPEMKAERYQQVADREIANDLIALKTEMVAGLREEKAQAEAASRESGMACINTHRDALVVYAQHEWSAAIQNISPALVRAFRLRLRAMQMQGEKLPHATLMAELGGTVFTQSEFYAWDMNQEPVISQLGLNRPELPGVDMSKYQTAAQQNASWHQRRLAEEVALKEKAQAAARARA; from the coding sequence ATGTTTAACGCAGTAATGAAAACCCTTGGCAGTACCCAGGATGAGACCACCCGCGCGGTTATCAATGCCGCGCTGGAAACCGTGAATGAGCCAGCCCGACAGAAAGCTGAGGCTGACCTGAATAATGCGATGGCAGCCTTCAGCCAGGCAAAAGCCGTGCACGCAGACAATATGCTGAAACTGGAGGAGGCAACACGGGCGATTACCCGCAACGAGCAGGAAATCGAGAGCGCGCAGAAGGAACGCGAACAGGCTGAAAAAAGCTGGCGCAGCCGCTTCCGCGAAGTGCTGGGGGCGATGACCCCGGAAATGAAAGCCGAGCGTTACCAGCAGGTCGCCGACCGTGAGATAGCAAATGACCTTATTGCGCTGAAAACTGAGATGGTGGCAGGTCTCAGGGAAGAAAAAGCGCAGGCCGAGGCCGCTTCACGCGAGTCAGGCATGGCATGTATCAATACCCACCGTGACGCCCTGGTCGTGTATGCACAGCATGAGTGGTCAGCCGCCATCCAGAATATCTCTCCGGCTCTGGTGCGGGCATTCAGGCTCCGCCTGCGCGCCATGCAGATGCAAGGGGAAAAACTGCCCCATGCCACCCTGATGGCCGAGCTGGGCGGCACGGTATTCACTCAGAGTGAGTTCTACGCGTGGGATATGAATCAGGAGCCGGTTATCTCGCAGCTTGGCCTCAATCGCCCTGAACTTCCCGGCGTCGATATGAGTAAATACCAGACAGCCGCCCAGCAAAATGCGTCCTGGCACCAGCGCAGACTGGCTGAGGAGGTCGCCCTGAAGGAAAAAGCGCAGGCAGCGGCGAGGGCAAGAGCATGA
- a CDS encoding TrlF family AAA-like ATPase, with product MQQIGSKWWKFDFHTHTPASMDYGKADHQIKQTMTPRQWLLDYIQHGIECIAVTDHNTGSWIDRLKIEAENLRSEGHSIYIFPSIEITAHGNIHILGIFDIDKTSSFISQIIGATNYSGTEGDSDAVTQISPQDVIDLIINRGGVAIPAHIDKASGLCTVHSSGATLKQILTNASAVEIIRTHDEYETNQPGSSPLHGYVSLQTGLPEVIGSDSHHPNRVGRAFTWVKMGTPSIDGLKLALFDGDDSLKRSDQYPNSPNIYAENRITSIKINKTKYCGRINEFSIQFHPWLNCIIGGRGSGKSTILEFMRTALGREKELEQLSSNKEMFNSYSKLAKKAQSRDDDGVFLEDSSIHVEYLKGENHYKLEWRYGDQQISINRIDGQNVIQEEGNVISRFPVKIFSQKQIYEISRSPNYLLNLIDESSIVNLTEWNYKWENEVSTIFQLRREVKDLKTNISTKSTLTGQLNDINQKIASIERSSHASILANYQKSLNQDNLIRNFITGNVDFLENITSYITQTRPIKLEVNPELFINQNETTTQNKILELQQKVEDNIITFNKTINDVTDEIKGLSNWFDSSALKQEIIANKNQYTTLVANLQASGVNNPSEYESLIGTRKALSERLSKIAADEKTIEQKESEIVQSYNKLVELRKEITARRRQFLVDINDNNANFKVNVDFCGDKQFLESSFRNAIDKNDTTFSNEIYNEDDNGFLNILNTKIKEISEDNDGIINKIQDLKNGFFDKTANTILDVKLSKRFFDFKNSLSEEEVTALICWFPSDSITVKYNDGRRFKDLSQGSAGQKAATVLAFLLSYGDDPIILDQPEDDLDNQLVYELIVKKIKESKCKRQIIIITHNPNIVVNGDSELVVSLSQQSGITDFLSFGGLQEREVRKNICDIMEGGRDAFSQRYRRIVSA from the coding sequence ATGCAGCAAATAGGTTCGAAGTGGTGGAAGTTTGATTTCCACACACATACACCCGCATCAATGGATTACGGTAAAGCAGACCATCAAATAAAACAAACAATGACCCCGAGGCAATGGTTATTAGATTATATTCAACACGGAATTGAATGCATAGCAGTGACCGATCATAATACTGGGTCATGGATCGACAGATTAAAGATAGAAGCAGAAAATTTAAGATCAGAAGGGCATTCAATATACATATTTCCAAGTATAGAGATTACAGCACATGGTAACATTCATATTTTAGGTATATTCGACATTGATAAAACATCTAGCTTTATATCTCAGATAATTGGTGCAACTAACTACTCCGGTACAGAAGGGGATAGTGATGCAGTAACTCAAATCAGTCCGCAAGACGTTATTGATTTAATCATTAATCGTGGGGGAGTTGCGATTCCAGCACATATTGACAAAGCGAGCGGGCTTTGCACCGTTCATTCTTCAGGTGCGACCCTAAAGCAGATACTTACTAATGCTTCTGCAGTTGAAATAATAAGAACGCATGATGAATATGAAACCAACCAGCCAGGTTCAAGTCCACTACATGGGTATGTTTCGTTACAAACAGGACTTCCTGAGGTAATTGGTTCAGATTCTCACCACCCAAACAGAGTTGGTAGAGCTTTTACGTGGGTAAAAATGGGTACACCATCAATTGATGGATTAAAGCTTGCTTTATTTGACGGTGATGACTCATTAAAAAGATCAGATCAATACCCAAACTCTCCAAATATTTACGCGGAAAACAGAATTACATCCATAAAGATAAACAAAACTAAATACTGCGGGAGAATAAATGAATTTTCAATACAGTTTCACCCATGGTTAAATTGTATTATAGGTGGGAGAGGAAGCGGTAAATCAACCATTTTAGAATTTATGAGAACGGCTTTGGGAAGAGAGAAAGAGCTGGAGCAGTTATCATCCAACAAAGAAATGTTTAACTCTTATTCTAAACTAGCCAAAAAAGCACAGAGCAGAGATGATGATGGTGTCTTTTTAGAAGATAGTAGCATTCACGTAGAGTACTTAAAAGGAGAAAATCATTATAAGTTAGAATGGAGATATGGCGACCAGCAAATATCCATAAACCGAATTGATGGGCAAAACGTCATCCAAGAAGAAGGGAATGTAATAAGTAGATTCCCCGTGAAAATATTTAGTCAAAAGCAAATATATGAAATATCTCGCTCACCAAATTATCTTTTAAACCTGATTGATGAGTCAAGCATTGTTAACTTAACCGAATGGAACTATAAATGGGAAAATGAAGTTAGCACAATTTTTCAGTTAAGAAGAGAAGTTAAAGATTTAAAGACAAATATATCCACTAAAAGTACCTTAACCGGTCAATTAAATGATATCAATCAAAAAATAGCATCTATTGAAAGATCCAGTCATGCTAGCATATTAGCAAATTATCAGAAATCTTTAAACCAAGATAATTTGATACGTAATTTCATTACAGGAAATGTTGATTTCTTAGAAAATATAACTAGTTACATCACTCAAACCAGACCAATTAAACTTGAAGTCAATCCTGAACTTTTTATCAATCAAAATGAAACGACTACCCAAAACAAAATCCTAGAGCTTCAACAAAAAGTTGAAGATAATATTATCACATTCAATAAGACCATCAATGATGTCACTGACGAAATTAAAGGTCTAAGCAATTGGTTTGACTCATCTGCATTGAAGCAAGAAATCATTGCCAATAAAAATCAATACACCACATTAGTAGCTAACCTACAAGCTAGTGGGGTTAATAACCCAAGCGAGTATGAAAGCCTTATTGGTACAAGGAAAGCACTGTCAGAACGATTAAGTAAAATCGCTGCCGATGAAAAAACCATTGAACAAAAAGAATCAGAAATTGTTCAAAGTTACAATAAATTAGTTGAACTTCGTAAGGAAATCACAGCCCGGAGAAGACAATTCCTTGTCGACATAAATGATAATAATGCTAACTTTAAAGTTAATGTTGATTTTTGTGGTGATAAACAATTCCTTGAAAGTAGTTTTAGAAACGCTATCGATAAAAATGATACTACATTCAGCAATGAAATATACAATGAAGATGATAATGGTTTTTTAAATATATTAAACACTAAGATTAAAGAAATCTCAGAGGACAATGATGGGATTATAAATAAAATACAAGACCTAAAAAATGGATTTTTTGATAAAACCGCTAACACAATATTGGATGTGAAGTTAAGCAAGCGTTTCTTCGATTTTAAAAACTCATTGTCTGAGGAAGAGGTCACCGCCTTAATATGCTGGTTCCCTAGTGATTCAATCACAGTAAAATATAATGATGGTCGAAGATTTAAAGATCTATCTCAGGGCTCAGCAGGCCAGAAGGCAGCAACAGTTCTCGCATTTTTACTTTCCTATGGAGATGACCCTATAATTTTAGATCAGCCTGAAGATGATTTAGATAACCAACTAGTTTATGAGCTTATTGTGAAGAAAATAAAAGAAAGCAAATGCAAAAGGCAAATAATTATAATAACTCACAATCCTAACATTGTTGTGAACGGAGACTCTGAACTAGTTGTTTCATTAAGCCAGCAGTCAGGTATCACTGATTTCCTTTCCTTTGGAGGATTACAAGAACGTGAAGTAAGAAAAAACATCTGTGACATAATGGAAGGGGGCAGAGACGCATTTAGTCAACGCTATAGAAGGATTGTTTCTGCTTAA
- a CDS encoding phage polarity suppression protein, whose amino-acid sequence MNRTPLEQAFEVCQKSKTAWLTAKAGLAQAEMALRERELTGRPPEPEEIQALRNAADLKKREVSQSAGCYIRDHEAVQRISIRRQLHAFMQENGTALAVALAPEVMHLRELPERVRECALDRAAASIREALSVHLASGVEVHYAEDDRDILTAIGFRPDRASRTDNQARH is encoded by the coding sequence ATGAATCGTACACCACTGGAGCAGGCCTTTGAGGTCTGCCAGAAAAGCAAAACTGCCTGGCTGACCGCCAAAGCCGGGCTGGCACAGGCTGAGATGGCACTCCGGGAGCGGGAGCTCACCGGTCGCCCCCCGGAGCCGGAGGAAATACAGGCGCTGCGCAATGCCGCCGACCTGAAAAAACGGGAGGTCAGCCAGTCTGCCGGGTGTTACATCCGCGACCATGAGGCGGTACAGCGAATCAGCATCCGTCGCCAGCTCCACGCCTTTATGCAGGAGAACGGCACGGCGCTGGCCGTTGCCCTGGCACCCGAGGTGATGCACCTCCGCGAACTGCCGGAAAGGGTCAGGGAATGCGCCCTCGACCGCGCTGCCGCCAGCATCCGCGAAGCCTTATCCGTCCATCTGGCAAGCGGGGTTGAGGTGCATTATGCGGAGGACGACCGGGATATTCTGACGGCCATTGGGTTCCGGCCTGACAGGGCATCCCGGACAGATAATCAGGCCAGACACTGA
- a CDS encoding tyrosine-type recombinase/integrase, with amino-acid sequence MALSDVKVRSAKPEAKAYKLTDGEGMVLLVHPNGSKYWRLRYRFGGKEKMLALGKYPEMSLADVRARRDEARKLLANGVDPSENKKAVKVEQEQEAITFEVVARDWHASNQKWSTSHSARVLKSLEDNLFAIIGKRNIAELKTRDLLVPIKAVESSGRLEVAARLQQRTTAIMRFAVQSGLIDYNPAQEIAGAVATAKRQHRAALELNRIPELLHRIDHYSGRPLTRLAVELTLLVFIRSSELRFARWSEVDFETAMWTIPGEREPLEGVKHSQRGSKMKTPHLVPLSQQALAILEKIKSMNGNRDLIFVGDHDPRKPMSENTVNKALRVMGYDTKTEICGHGFRTMACSSLIESGLWSRDAVERQMSHQERSSVRAAYIHKAEHLGERRLMLQWWADYLDANRERGVSPFDFSKIESVNRQGDSSAL; translated from the coding sequence ATGGCTCTGAGTGATGTGAAGGTTCGTTCGGCTAAGCCTGAAGCAAAAGCCTATAAGCTTACTGATGGTGAAGGCATGGTTTTGCTGGTTCACCCTAACGGTTCCAAATACTGGCGGCTTCGTTATCGCTTTGGCGGCAAAGAGAAGATGCTGGCGCTGGGAAAATACCCTGAAATGTCGTTGGCGGATGTCCGGGCACGCCGGGATGAAGCCCGTAAGCTGTTAGCTAATGGTGTCGATCCCAGTGAGAACAAGAAAGCCGTTAAGGTAGAGCAGGAGCAAGAGGCGATAACGTTTGAAGTGGTTGCCAGAGACTGGCATGCCAGCAATCAGAAATGGTCTACATCGCATAGTGCTCGTGTATTGAAAAGCCTGGAAGATAATCTCTTTGCTATTATCGGTAAGCGTAACATTGCTGAATTGAAGACGCGGGATCTGCTCGTACCCATCAAAGCTGTGGAGTCATCCGGGCGTCTTGAAGTCGCCGCCCGTTTACAGCAGCGGACTACCGCGATTATGCGCTTTGCCGTTCAGAGCGGTTTAATCGACTACAACCCTGCACAAGAAATTGCCGGTGCGGTTGCTACGGCGAAAAGACAGCATCGTGCGGCACTGGAGCTTAACCGTATACCTGAACTACTTCATCGTATTGATCATTACTCCGGCAGGCCTTTAACTCGATTAGCCGTCGAGCTCACTTTGTTAGTGTTTATCCGCTCAAGTGAACTACGTTTTGCACGCTGGTCAGAAGTGGATTTTGAAACAGCCATGTGGACGATTCCTGGTGAGCGTGAACCGCTGGAAGGCGTTAAACACTCTCAGCGTGGATCCAAGATGAAGACTCCACATCTAGTTCCTTTATCGCAGCAGGCTCTGGCTATTTTGGAAAAGATCAAAAGCATGAATGGGAACCGTGACCTGATCTTCGTAGGAGATCACGATCCGCGTAAACCCATGAGTGAGAACACGGTGAACAAGGCTCTACGAGTGATGGGCTATGACACGAAAACGGAAATTTGTGGGCATGGATTCAGGACTATGGCGTGTAGTTCACTTATTGAATCAGGATTGTGGTCGAGGGATGCGGTGGAGAGGCAGATGAGCCATCAGGAGCGTAGCTCTGTTCGGGCAGCTTACATCCATAAGGCGGAGCATTTGGGAGAGAGGAGGCTGATGCTGCAGTGGTGGGCGGATTATCTGGATGCCAATCGGGAGAGGGGGGTTAGTCCGTTTGATTTTTCGAAGATTGAAAGTGTGAATCGACAGGGCGATAGTTCCGCTCTGTAA